A single Pagrus major chromosome 19, Pma_NU_1.0 DNA region contains:
- the map3k8 gene encoding mitogen-activated protein kinase kinase kinase 8 isoform X1: MLYFCYDLFYIKSSFKKNQHIFPTGKHPTVLWKVVSCVSAELREICFSSEETEEKGKRNLRRVTRLAPDITAHSTHTLIGCTSSVYFLLNTVRSAQSVSQTVRQSGVETRWRDDSPFERLTQRSRQSERHQSRINMDYKYDNGIELLLAHMNIEDIINAAETLYQLEEEEGGSSFEEEGLSQEEMDENEEAGDSEGPGCQQKDYVDGGGGVRYGTVTDLLSFVNLLSNMQAATLQHLPKEIGVLLNKKYMFVKHGRYQINMDVLMFPWKLTYKNHGSSLVPKGSFGKVHLAQDITTRKRMACKLIPMEHFKAADVEFQARFRHENIAELYGALLADQSVHLFMEAGEGGSVLEKLDSCGPMREFEIIWVTKQVLRGLEYLHSHNVIHHDIKPSNIVLMSDKAVLVDFGLTVQMTEDMYTPRDLRGTEMYMSPELVLCRGHNTKTDIYSLGTTIIHMQTGSPPWVRRYPRTAYPSYLYIIHKQAPPLEDIAEDCSLAMRSFLERALERNPALRSSASELLKDEAINPSREDQPRCWSLDSALEEVTNTMLRQQSQHHDTTQESSLYSEDSGHTRRKGSLYIDLGALSGYCKLVTGPPASEYG, encoded by the exons agaagaaaaaggaaaacgaAACCTACGGAGAGTAACGCGGTTGGCACCTGACATTACAGCCCACTCCACCCACACACTGATCGGCTGCACTTCCTCTGTTTACTTCCTTCTAAACACAGTCCGATccgctcagtcagtcagtcagacagtcagacagtcaggtGTGGAGACACGATGGAGAGACGACAGTCCCTTTGAGCGCCTGACTCAAAGATCACGGCAA AGTGAGCGACACCAGTCGAGGATCAACATGGATTACAAATATGATAATGGAATAGAACTGCTGTTGGCTCACATGAATATAGAGGACATCATCAACGCTGCAGAGACTCTGTATcagctggaagaggaggaaggaggctCGTCATTCGAAGAGGAAGGTCTCTCTCAGGAGGAGATGGATGAGAACGAGGAGGCGGGGGACTCGGAGGGTCCGGGGTGTCAGCAGAAGGACTATGTCGATGGGGGTGGTGGTGTTCGGTACGGGACGGTGACAGACCTCCTGTCCTTTGTCAACCTGCTCTCCAACATGCAGGCAGCAACCCTGCAGCACCTGCCTAAGGAGATAGGTGTCCTGCTGAACAAG AAGTACATGTTCGTAAAACATGGCCGCTACCAGATCAACATGGACGTGCTCATGTTTCCATGGAAATTGACCTACAAGAATCACGGCTCTAGCCTCGTGCCTAAGGGCTCATTTGGGAAAGTCCACTTGGCTCAGGACATCACCACCAGGAAAAGAATGGCATGCAAACTG ATCCCTATGGAGCACTTTAAAGCAGCCGACGTGGAATTCCAGGCACGGTTTCGTCATGAGAACATTGCTGAGCTGTATGGCGCTCTGCTCGCCGACCAGAGCGTCCACCTGTTCATGGAGGCCGGAGAGGGCGGCTCCGTCCTGGAGAAGCTGGACAGCTGTGGGCCCATGAGGGAGTTCGAGATCATCTGGGTGACCAAGCAAGTCCTGCGGGGGCTGGAGTACCTGCACTCACACAATGTCATCCACCACGACATCAAAC CCAGCAACATTGTCCTGATGTCAGACAAAGCAGTCCTGGTGGATTTTGGCCTGACGGTGCAGATGACGGAGGACATGTACACTCCCAGAGACCTGAGAGGAACAGAG ATGTATATGAGTCCAGAGCTGGTTCTGTGTCGAGGTCATAACACCAAGACGGACATCTACAGCCTGGGCACCACCATCATTCACATGCAGACTGGGAGCCCTCCATGGGTCCGCAGATACCCACGCACTGCCTACCCATCTTACCTCTACATT ATCCACAAGCAGGCCCCCCCTCTGGAGGACATTGCGGAGGACTGCAGCCTGGCCATGCGCTCCTTTCTGGAACGAGCCCTGGAGAGGAACCCTGCACTGCGGAGCTCGGCGTCCGAGCTGCTGAAGGATGAGGCCATCAACCCGTCCAGGGAGGATCAGCCGCGCTGCTGGAGCCTCGACTCAGCTCTGGAGGAGGTCACCAACACCATGCTGCGACAGCAGAGCCAGCACCACGACACCACACAGG aATCTTCTCTGTACTCTGAGGACTCTGGACACACGAGGAGGAAGGGCTCCTTGTACATTGACCTGGGAGCCTTGTCAGGTTACTGTAAACTGGTGACAGGCCCCCCTGCTTCGGAATATGGCTAG
- the map3k8 gene encoding mitogen-activated protein kinase kinase kinase 8 isoform X2, giving the protein MDYKYDNGIELLLAHMNIEDIINAAETLYQLEEEEGGSSFEEEGLSQEEMDENEEAGDSEGPGCQQKDYVDGGGGVRYGTVTDLLSFVNLLSNMQAATLQHLPKEIGVLLNKKYMFVKHGRYQINMDVLMFPWKLTYKNHGSSLVPKGSFGKVHLAQDITTRKRMACKLIPMEHFKAADVEFQARFRHENIAELYGALLADQSVHLFMEAGEGGSVLEKLDSCGPMREFEIIWVTKQVLRGLEYLHSHNVIHHDIKPSNIVLMSDKAVLVDFGLTVQMTEDMYTPRDLRGTEMYMSPELVLCRGHNTKTDIYSLGTTIIHMQTGSPPWVRRYPRTAYPSYLYIIHKQAPPLEDIAEDCSLAMRSFLERALERNPALRSSASELLKDEAINPSREDQPRCWSLDSALEEVTNTMLRQQSQHHDTTQESSLYSEDSGHTRRKGSLYIDLGALSGYCKLVTGPPASEYG; this is encoded by the exons ATGGATTACAAATATGATAATGGAATAGAACTGCTGTTGGCTCACATGAATATAGAGGACATCATCAACGCTGCAGAGACTCTGTATcagctggaagaggaggaaggaggctCGTCATTCGAAGAGGAAGGTCTCTCTCAGGAGGAGATGGATGAGAACGAGGAGGCGGGGGACTCGGAGGGTCCGGGGTGTCAGCAGAAGGACTATGTCGATGGGGGTGGTGGTGTTCGGTACGGGACGGTGACAGACCTCCTGTCCTTTGTCAACCTGCTCTCCAACATGCAGGCAGCAACCCTGCAGCACCTGCCTAAGGAGATAGGTGTCCTGCTGAACAAG AAGTACATGTTCGTAAAACATGGCCGCTACCAGATCAACATGGACGTGCTCATGTTTCCATGGAAATTGACCTACAAGAATCACGGCTCTAGCCTCGTGCCTAAGGGCTCATTTGGGAAAGTCCACTTGGCTCAGGACATCACCACCAGGAAAAGAATGGCATGCAAACTG ATCCCTATGGAGCACTTTAAAGCAGCCGACGTGGAATTCCAGGCACGGTTTCGTCATGAGAACATTGCTGAGCTGTATGGCGCTCTGCTCGCCGACCAGAGCGTCCACCTGTTCATGGAGGCCGGAGAGGGCGGCTCCGTCCTGGAGAAGCTGGACAGCTGTGGGCCCATGAGGGAGTTCGAGATCATCTGGGTGACCAAGCAAGTCCTGCGGGGGCTGGAGTACCTGCACTCACACAATGTCATCCACCACGACATCAAAC CCAGCAACATTGTCCTGATGTCAGACAAAGCAGTCCTGGTGGATTTTGGCCTGACGGTGCAGATGACGGAGGACATGTACACTCCCAGAGACCTGAGAGGAACAGAG ATGTATATGAGTCCAGAGCTGGTTCTGTGTCGAGGTCATAACACCAAGACGGACATCTACAGCCTGGGCACCACCATCATTCACATGCAGACTGGGAGCCCTCCATGGGTCCGCAGATACCCACGCACTGCCTACCCATCTTACCTCTACATT ATCCACAAGCAGGCCCCCCCTCTGGAGGACATTGCGGAGGACTGCAGCCTGGCCATGCGCTCCTTTCTGGAACGAGCCCTGGAGAGGAACCCTGCACTGCGGAGCTCGGCGTCCGAGCTGCTGAAGGATGAGGCCATCAACCCGTCCAGGGAGGATCAGCCGCGCTGCTGGAGCCTCGACTCAGCTCTGGAGGAGGTCACCAACACCATGCTGCGACAGCAGAGCCAGCACCACGACACCACACAGG aATCTTCTCTGTACTCTGAGGACTCTGGACACACGAGGAGGAAGGGCTCCTTGTACATTGACCTGGGAGCCTTGTCAGGTTACTGTAAACTGGTGACAGGCCCCCCTGCTTCGGAATATGGCTAG